A region of Lycium barbarum isolate Lr01 chromosome 1, ASM1917538v2, whole genome shotgun sequence DNA encodes the following proteins:
- the LOC132626061 gene encoding 2-methylacyl-CoA dehydrogenase, mitochondrial, giving the protein MQKLFAVRALSFATAKNFKPQQAAFSTSLLLDDTQKQFKESVAKFAQENIAPFAEKIDKTNSFPKEVNLWKLMGDFNLHGITAPEEYGGLNLGYLYHCIALEEISRASGAVAVSYGVQSNVCINQLVRNGTPEQKQKYLPKLISGDHIGALAMSEPNAGSDVVSMKCRADRVDGGYVLNGNKMWCTNGPVANTLVVYAKTDTTAGSKGITAFIVEKGMSGFSTAQKLDKLGMRGSDTCELVFENCFVPKENVLGQEGKGVYVLMSGLDLERLVLAAGPVGIMQACMDIVTPYVREREQFGRPIGEYQLIQGKLADMYTALQSSRSYVYAVAKDCDNGKIDPKDCSGTILLAAERATQVALQAIQCLGGNGYINEYPTGRLLRDAKMYEIAAGTSEIRRLVIGRELFKNK; this is encoded by the exons ATGCAGAAATTATTTGCAGTCAGGGCCTTAAGTTTTGCCACAGCCAAAAACTTCAAACCACAGCAAGCTGCTTTTTCTACTTCCTTACTATTGGATGATACTCAGAAACAG TTTAAAGAGAGTGTAGCAAAGTTTGCTCAAGAGAATATAGCCCCTTTTGCAGAAAAGATAGACAAAACAAACAGTTTTCCAAAG GAGGTTAACTTATGGAAATTGATGGGGGACTTTAATTTGCATGGAATTACAGCGCCAG AGGAATATGGTGGTCTCAACCTTGGTTATTTGTACCACTGCATTGCCTTGGAGGAAATTAGTCGTGCATCTGGTGCTGTTGCCGTTTCCTATGGTGTCCAATCCAATGTTTGCATTAACCAGTTG GTGAGAAATGGAACCCCTGAGCAGAAGCAAAAATATTTGCCAAAG CTTATAAGCGGGGATCACATTGGGGCTCTAGCCATGAGTGAGCCAAATG CTGGGTCAGATGTTGTTAGCATGAAGTGTCGAGCCGATCGTGTGGATGGTGGCTATGTTTTAAATGGGAATAAGATGTGGTGCACCAATGGTCCTGTGGCTAACACTTTG GTTGTTTATGCAAAAACGGATACAACTGCTGGTTCGAAAGGAATTACAGCATTTATCGTCGAGAAAGGAATGTCAGG ATTCTCAACTGCACAGAAGTTGGACAAACTAGGGATGCGAGGAAGTGATAC GTGTGAACTTGTATTTGAGAATTGTTTTGTTCCTAAAGAAAATGTTCTAGGCCAGGAAGGAAAAG GAGTGTATGTTCTGATGTCCGGGCTAGATTTGGAACGACTTGTTTTAGCAGCAGGACCCGTTGGAATAATGCAGGCATGTATGGATATTGTTACGCCTTACGTTCGAGAAAGGGAGCAATTTGGACGACCAATTGGTGAATATCAACTCATACAA GGAAAACTTGCAGACATGTACACTGCTTTACAATCTTCAAG ATCATATGTCTATGCTGTTGCAAAGGACTGCGACAATGGAAAGATTGATCCAAAG GATTGCTCTGGGACCATACTTCTTGCAGCTGAAAGAGCCACTCAAGTTGCTCTACAG GCTATTCAGTGTCTAGGTGGAAATGGATATATAAATGAGTACCCAACTGGACGTCTTCTACGAGATGCCAAAATGTATGAAATTGCTGCAGGCACTAGTGAAATCAGAAGACTTGTAATTGGTCGTGAgctctttaaaaataaataa
- the LOC132626069 gene encoding nicotine N-demethylase CYP82E4-like, whose amino-acid sequence MEFHTLSHVEAVVGILVFAFLFFLIGKAKTWKNSKKFGPPPPELPGAWPIIGHLPQILNDTLDGRIRSSKDGEIPLAHTLAALADKYGPVFTVRQGMFTIVVVSSYEAIKECFTTQDKNLANRVATCSCKYLGYDHANLTFANYGPYWRMVRKLVVNNLLSGKSLERLKHVRIAEVDSSIKELYTLYVANKANNVPTKVDIGHWFDDMMLNITVKMIGGKRYSQVSDKKEEKEEAERFRKAFNETMYYLALVGIEDAFPIPILQWLDLQGNIKVMKRIADEMDVILQRWLDDHTKKRKMNESSGAGNIDDNDQDLIDIMLTELDKDDVQYGYSRETIIKATMLTIVSDATHTTAVHLIWIIACLLNNTHVLKQVQEEIDTKVGKDRWVEDSDIKNLVYFQATIKEVLRLYPPSPMLVHEALADCQVLGYHIRKGTRLFVNVWKLQKDPKFWPEPEKFLPERFLTDKVKVDVYGKDLEFIPFGSGRRSCPGITMAMQVTYLSIARLLQAFDFEIPGNGPVDMTEGPGFTAVKKNPLEVVVKPRMLPVYYGV is encoded by the exons ATGGAATTTCATACTCTTTCACATGTAGAAGCCGTTGTTGGAATTCTAGTCTTTGCCTTCCTATTCTTTCTCATAGGAAAAGCAAAAACTTGGAAAAATAGCAAAAAATTTGGACCACCCCCGCCAGAACTTCCAGGTGCTTGGCCAATTATAGGCCATCTTCCTCAAATCCTAAATGACACTTTAGACGGCCGCATTAGGAGCAGCAAGGACGGTGAAATTCCTCTGGCCCATACTTTAGCCGCGTTAGCAGATAAGTATGGGCCAGTTTTCACCGTCCGTCAAGGAATGTTCACAATTGTAGTTGTGAGCAGTTATGAAGCAATTAAAGAATGCTTCACTACACAAGACAAGAATTTGGCTAATAGAGTAGCCACTTGTTCTTGTAAGTATCTTGGCTATGACCATGCAAATCTTACTTTTGCAAATTATGGCCCTTATTGGCGCATGGTTCGAAAATTGGTCGTTAACAATTTGCTCTCGGGTAAGAGTTTAGAGAGATTGAAGCATGTTCGAATTGCAGAAGTGGACAGTAGCATCAAGGAGTTGTACACACTTTATGTGGCTAATAAAGCAAATAATGTACCTACTAAAGTTGATATTGGCCATTGGTTCGATGATATGATGTTAAACATAACGGTCAAGATGATTGGTGGAAAGAGATATAGCCAG GTCAGTGATAAAAAAGAGGAGAAGGAAGAAGCGGAACGTTTCAGAAAAGCATTCAACGAAACGATGTATTATCTAGCTTTGGTTGGAATAGAGGATGCATTTCCAATTCCAATACTCCAATGGCTGGATTTACAAGGGAATATTAAGGTGATGAAACGTATAGCTGATGAAATGGACGTTATTCTTCAGCGTTGGCTAGATGATCATACTAAGAAGAGAAAGATGAATGAGTCTTCTGGTGCTGGTAATATTGATGATAATGATCAAGATTTGATTGATATAATGCTAACGGAGTTGGACAAGGATGATGTCCAGTATGGTTATTCAAGGGAAACGATTATCAAAGCTACTATGTTG ACAATAGTTTCAGATGCTACACATACCACAGCTGTTCACTTGATATGGATAATTGCCTGCTTACTAAACAATACGCACGTACTTAAACAAGTCCAAGAAGAAATTGACACAAAAGTTGGCAAAGATCGTTGGGTAGAAGATTCAGATATCAAAAACTTAGTGTACTTTCAAGCAACAATTAAAGAAGTGTTACGTTTATATCCACCTTCACCAATGTTAGTCCACGAAGCCTTAGCAGATTGTCAAGTACTCGGTTACCATATTCGAAAAGGCACACGTTTATTTGTAAACGTATGGAAACTTCAAAAAGACCCGAAATTTTGGCCCGAACCGGAGAAATTTTTACCAGAGAGGTTTTTAACCGATAAGGTAAAAGTTGATGTGTACGGTAAAGATTTAGAGTTTATTCCATTTGGTTCTGGTAGACGATCGTGTCCTGGAATTACTATGGCGATGCAAGTGACCTATCTTTCGATTGCGCGTTTGCTTCAAGCGTTTGATTTTGAGATTCCAGGTAACGGGCCGGTGGATATGACTGAAGGGCCGGGTTTTACCGCGGTTAAAAAAAATCCGTTGGAAGTTGTGGTGAAACCTCGTATGCTTCCTGTGTATTATGGGGTTTAA